A stretch of Lujinxingia sediminis DNA encodes these proteins:
- a CDS encoding cation diffusion facilitator family transporter yields MCASTPEVSRSNNHRAVRRVLIFTLAANLLVAVGKLAWGYHANIVSMQADGFHSFFDALSNVIGLIALGMATLPPDREHPYGHQKLEVAASMAIGMMILLGLLEVGRGVWAAATGAASPQVSPAAFGVIGVAIATSFVISWYEKRAAKRYDSMILASDAAHTFSDALAGIAVLIGLVLVRQGIPSGDIFAALAVMLFIGMTAYRVLRDGMIVLVDAALLDADAIREVVGTHSEVRSCHYVRSRGMPGSVHLDLHVTVDPDMKMEQAGEVLLEIKARLHARFSELEDVLIQLEPHHPVHYEDVPDNLV; encoded by the coding sequence ATGTGTGCATCGACGCCAGAGGTCAGTCGCAGCAACAACCACCGCGCGGTGCGCCGCGTGCTCATCTTCACCCTGGCCGCTAACCTGCTCGTGGCCGTGGGCAAACTCGCCTGGGGTTACCACGCCAACATCGTGAGCATGCAGGCCGATGGCTTCCACTCCTTCTTCGACGCCCTCTCCAACGTCATCGGGTTGATTGCGCTGGGCATGGCCACACTTCCCCCGGACCGCGAGCACCCTTACGGACACCAGAAGCTGGAGGTGGCCGCGAGCATGGCCATCGGGATGATGATCCTTCTGGGGTTGCTGGAGGTGGGCCGTGGGGTGTGGGCCGCGGCCACCGGCGCGGCCTCCCCCCAGGTCAGCCCGGCGGCATTCGGCGTGATCGGTGTGGCCATCGCCACGAGCTTTGTCATCAGCTGGTATGAGAAACGCGCGGCGAAACGCTACGATTCAATGATTCTGGCCAGCGATGCAGCCCACACCTTCTCCGATGCCCTGGCGGGCATCGCCGTGCTCATTGGCCTTGTACTGGTGCGGCAGGGCATCCCCTCGGGAGATATCTTTGCGGCGCTGGCCGTGATGCTCTTTATCGGAATGACCGCCTACCGCGTCCTTCGCGATGGAATGATCGTGCTGGTCGACGCCGCTCTGCTCGACGCCGACGCCATCCGCGAGGTCGTCGGCACCCACTCCGAGGTGCGTTCCTGCCACTACGTGCGCAGCCGCGGGATGCCCGGCTCAGTCCATCTGGATCTTCACGTCACCGTCGATCCGGACATGAAGATGGAGCAGGCCGGCGAGGTACTTCTGGAGATCAAAGCGCGCCTTCATGCGCGCTTCAGCGAGCTTGAAGACGTCCTCATTCAGCTCGAACCGCACCACCCCGTGCATTATGAGGACGTGCCGGACAACCTGGTCTGA
- a CDS encoding HAMP domain-containing protein encodes MRVRTEITALLIALLSLQILTSLGAIGLLSRMAPAIEQIIEENAYSIIAVEEMLVILGNTPVSDEDLERFDEAFTRASTNITETEERPAITTIERYHQAALRGDSQARAETTAALSELASINHDSMARMDERAKRMGISGAWAAMILGVVSVFLGLVFARRLLHRIVEPAEDFQATARAFSSGDLLRRVHLDEPPPEFRDTARCMNTLLDEHQRLRHGGTTKTEATPSPRPSMLGDGERRLAIALLDDSATPSALLDRSGQVLATSRAALDLPDEARAQLKHLDELAEDERLWRRRQLTDELWLATLESAEA; translated from the coding sequence ATGCGCGTCCGCACCGAAATCACCGCGCTGCTCATCGCCCTGCTCTCCCTGCAGATCTTGACCTCTCTGGGGGCCATCGGCCTGCTCTCGCGGATGGCGCCGGCGATCGAGCAGATCATCGAGGAGAACGCCTACTCGATCATCGCCGTCGAAGAGATGCTCGTGATCCTGGGGAACACCCCGGTCAGCGATGAGGATCTGGAACGCTTTGACGAGGCGTTCACCCGCGCCAGCACCAACATCACCGAGACCGAGGAACGCCCGGCGATCACCACCATTGAGCGCTACCATCAGGCCGCGCTCCGCGGTGATTCGCAGGCTCGCGCCGAGACCACCGCCGCGCTCAGTGAGCTCGCGAGCATCAACCACGACTCGATGGCGCGCATGGACGAGCGCGCCAAACGCATGGGCATCTCCGGGGCCTGGGCGGCGATGATCCTGGGAGTTGTCAGCGTTTTTCTGGGCCTTGTCTTTGCGCGCCGGCTCCTGCACCGCATCGTGGAGCCGGCCGAGGACTTCCAGGCCACCGCGCGCGCCTTTTCCAGCGGTGATCTTCTGCGTCGGGTTCACCTCGATGAGCCCCCGCCGGAGTTTAGAGATACCGCCCGCTGTATGAACACCCTGCTCGATGAGCATCAACGCCTTCGCCACGGTGGCACGACGAAAACCGAGGCCACGCCCTCGCCCAGGCCCTCGATGCTGGGTGATGGTGAGCGGCGACTGGCCATCGCCCTGCTCGACGATTCCGCCACTCCCAGCGCGCTGCTCGATCGCTCGGGCCAGGTGCTGGCGACCAGTCGCGCCGCCCTCGATCTTCCCGATGAGGCGCGGGCGCAGCTCAAGCACCTCGATGAACTCGCCGAGGATGAGCGTCTATGGCGCCGCCGCCAGCTCACCGATGAGCTCTGGCTTGCGACCCTGGAGAGCGCCGAGGCTTGA
- a CDS encoding DUF3108 domain-containing protein, which produces MNASTPRIHVRLALVALAALALNVGAPAAAEARRPTKTVPTEQVERAELRASLQEPLVEVDAPQVMRPRTFRWQQEELFYSVRVNDAEAMRAGLRTGELRRHQGRQYVPLSGTAQSRGFFHAVYPLHDRANTYLDPTTMRPLRTEKHFEERGQTRVYNVDYRHPGFEARVERLREDRSMRFRATIPDTTHDMLTWLYELRGQGELNVGDAFEFYIYDGWLLSRLDVDVVAREDILTPLGWFHTYRLDFARHIMDAEHGGVDDEAGEVAAPAVSLRESSRHTGSLWLSRDANFIPVRVTINTPLGAGEAVLIHYKPGTGA; this is translated from the coding sequence ATGAACGCTTCCACGCCCCGAATTCATGTCCGCCTGGCCCTCGTCGCGCTGGCCGCGCTGGCGCTCAACGTCGGCGCTCCGGCGGCGGCCGAGGCCCGGCGACCGACAAAAACAGTACCGACCGAGCAGGTGGAGCGCGCCGAACTACGCGCCTCCCTGCAGGAGCCCCTGGTCGAGGTGGACGCACCGCAGGTGATGCGCCCCCGGACGTTTCGCTGGCAACAGGAGGAGCTCTTTTACTCGGTACGTGTCAACGACGCCGAAGCCATGCGCGCCGGACTTCGCACCGGCGAGCTTCGACGCCATCAGGGGCGACAGTACGTGCCATTAAGTGGAACCGCTCAGTCCCGTGGCTTCTTTCATGCGGTCTATCCCTTGCACGACCGCGCCAACACCTACCTCGACCCGACCACGATGCGCCCGCTGCGCACCGAAAAACACTTCGAGGAGCGCGGTCAGACCCGCGTCTATAACGTCGACTACCGCCATCCCGGCTTTGAGGCGCGGGTGGAACGGCTGCGCGAAGATCGTAGCATGCGTTTTCGGGCCACCATTCCCGACACCACCCACGATATGCTCACCTGGCTCTATGAGCTTCGCGGCCAGGGGGAGCTGAACGTGGGAGACGCCTTTGAGTTCTACATCTACGACGGCTGGCTCTTAAGTCGGCTTGATGTCGACGTTGTTGCCCGCGAAGACATCCTGACCCCGCTGGGCTGGTTTCATACCTACCGCCTCGACTTCGCACGCCATATCATGGACGCTGAGCACGGCGGCGTAGACGACGAGGCTGGCGAGGTGGCCGCCCCTGCAGTTTCGCTGCGGGAGTCCTCCCGTCACACCGGCAGCCTCTGGCTGAGCCGAGACGCCAACTTCATTCCGGTCCGCGTCACCATAAACACCCCTCTGGGGGCCGGCGAGGCCGTTTTGATCCACTACAAACCCGGAACCGGCGCGTGA
- a CDS encoding mannose-1-phosphate guanylyltransferase encodes MIPVILAGGSGTRFWPLSRRARPKQLIALWGDRPMIAETFDRIAGLDEQGRALLVLGQHHVEPTSEALRNLGTEGLELVVEPRARNTAPAIALAAARAEAIAGDDPIAVFPSDHFIGGQEAFEACLQLADERARQGAIVTLGVPPTRPETGYGYIESEGSIDSAPGQGPVALGVRRFVEKPDLATARDYVTSGRFVWNSGMFVLRPSTLWSELERQQPELLRAFEPVRRSGASDAAIIAEAFDKAASISIDYAVMEGAAKVEVIPALFRWSDVGHWAALDEVSATDDRGNVVRAEAVLDEVKDSVVLSAGSDRLIAMSGIEGLVVVDTPDALLVLPRERAQRVRELVDALKRKGRNDLL; translated from the coding sequence ATGATTCCAGTCATCTTAGCCGGCGGCTCCGGCACCCGCTTCTGGCCGCTGAGCCGTCGCGCGCGCCCCAAACAGCTGATTGCCCTGTGGGGCGACCGACCGATGATCGCCGAGACCTTCGATCGGATTGCAGGCCTTGACGAACAGGGTCGCGCCCTCCTGGTGCTCGGCCAACATCATGTCGAGCCCACCTCCGAGGCGCTCCGAAACCTGGGCACCGAAGGGCTGGAGCTGGTCGTGGAGCCCCGGGCCCGCAACACCGCGCCGGCCATCGCCCTGGCAGCCGCGCGCGCCGAGGCCATCGCCGGCGATGATCCCATCGCTGTCTTTCCCTCCGACCACTTCATCGGCGGTCAGGAGGCCTTTGAGGCCTGCTTGCAGCTCGCCGACGAGCGCGCGCGCCAGGGAGCCATTGTCACCCTGGGCGTGCCACCCACCCGGCCTGAAACCGGCTACGGCTACATCGAGAGCGAGGGCTCAATCGACAGCGCACCCGGCCAGGGGCCGGTGGCGCTTGGGGTGCGGCGCTTTGTCGAAAAGCCCGACCTGGCCACCGCCCGCGACTATGTGACGTCGGGGCGTTTTGTATGGAACTCCGGGATGTTCGTGCTGCGCCCCTCCACACTGTGGTCGGAACTTGAACGCCAGCAGCCTGAACTTCTGCGCGCCTTTGAACCGGTGCGTCGCAGCGGGGCGAGCGATGCGGCGATCATCGCCGAGGCGTTTGATAAGGCCGCGTCCATCTCCATCGACTACGCGGTGATGGAGGGAGCGGCGAAGGTCGAGGTCATCCCGGCACTCTTTCGCTGGTCGGATGTCGGCCACTGGGCGGCACTCGACGAGGTCAGCGCCACCGACGACCGGGGCAACGTGGTGCGCGCCGAGGCGGTGCTCGACGAGGTCAAGGATTCGGTGGTGCTCAGCGCGGGAAGCGATCGCCTCATTGCGATGAGCGGCATCGAGGGCCTTGTGGTGGTCGACACCCCCGATGCGCTTCTGGTGCTGCCTCGGGAGCGCGCCCAGCGGGTGCGAGAGCTTGTGGACGCGCTCAAGCGCAAAGGTCGCAACGATCTTCTGTAG
- a CDS encoding ribonuclease J: MSENNLLPAPPKKDYLRYIPLGGLDEVGMNCSIIECNGSMLMIDCGITFPETGDFGVDIVLPDWSYVLDNLDKLDGILLTHGHEDHIGGAPFFLQEVDVPVYSGRLTLGMLNRKLQSHGLGNQVDLIEVEPGEQLEIGPFVAEFVHINHSVPNAMAIALHTPLGTALFTGDWKIDQTPMYEPITDLPRLSALGDQGVLALFGDSTNSEVPGFTRSERAVFQGFSEVFDNAPGRLIVAQFSSNLHRVAGLLELAYRHKRKAVLMGTSLVKNSNIARDLGFLPFPPEDILITPEEMDKYPDKRILIISTGSQAEPRSSLARMAFGDHRHVDVQEGDTIVLSARQIPGNEYGINSMVNALYKRGAIIITADDKVIHGSGHAKQEELKLMLNLTRPTHLIPVHGEYRMRKSHARLGSEVGVENTHLIENGDCLQITEAGAEVVGRVHHGRMLVDGRNVGDTEDFQLRDRRKLASAGIVMAMGILDRESGSLVAPPTVLQRGVVNTTESDELLEQAAQAAWNGVQELSRAARGDISEVKEAIRTHIRRYISKELGRRPVVIPVVHEL; this comes from the coding sequence ATGAGCGAAAACAACCTGCTACCCGCCCCGCCCAAAAAGGACTACCTGCGCTATATCCCGCTCGGTGGTCTGGATGAGGTGGGCATGAACTGCTCGATCATCGAGTGCAACGGCTCGATGCTGATGATCGACTGCGGCATCACCTTCCCCGAGACCGGCGACTTCGGCGTGGACATCGTCCTGCCCGACTGGAGCTACGTCCTCGACAACCTCGATAAGCTCGACGGCATCCTGCTGACCCACGGCCATGAGGACCACATCGGCGGCGCGCCCTTCTTCCTTCAGGAAGTCGATGTGCCGGTCTACAGCGGGCGACTCACCCTGGGCATGCTCAACCGCAAGCTGCAGTCACACGGGCTGGGAAACCAGGTCGACCTGATCGAAGTGGAGCCCGGTGAGCAGCTGGAGATCGGCCCCTTTGTCGCGGAGTTTGTGCATATCAATCACTCGGTGCCCAATGCCATGGCCATCGCGCTGCACACCCCGCTGGGAACCGCGCTCTTTACCGGCGACTGGAAGATCGACCAGACCCCGATGTACGAGCCCATCACCGACCTTCCGCGCCTCTCGGCGCTGGGTGACCAGGGAGTGCTGGCGCTCTTTGGCGACAGCACCAACTCGGAGGTTCCCGGGTTTACCCGCAGCGAACGCGCCGTCTTCCAGGGCTTCTCGGAGGTGTTTGATAACGCCCCCGGGCGCCTCATCGTGGCGCAGTTCTCCAGCAACCTGCACCGCGTCGCCGGACTGTTGGAGTTGGCCTACCGCCACAAGCGCAAGGCGGTGCTCATGGGCACAAGCCTTGTCAAAAACTCCAATATCGCCCGGGACTTAGGGTTTCTACCCTTCCCTCCCGAAGATATCCTTATCACCCCGGAGGAGATGGATAAGTACCCGGACAAGCGCATCCTGATCATCTCCACAGGAAGCCAGGCCGAGCCACGCTCTTCGCTGGCGCGCATGGCCTTTGGTGATCACCGCCACGTCGACGTGCAGGAGGGCGACACCATCGTGCTCAGTGCCCGTCAGATCCCGGGCAATGAGTACGGGATCAACTCGATGGTCAACGCGCTCTACAAGCGGGGCGCGATCATCATCACCGCCGACGACAAGGTCATCCACGGCTCGGGTCACGCCAAGCAGGAGGAGCTCAAGCTGATGCTCAACCTCACCCGTCCCACGCACCTCATCCCCGTCCACGGCGAGTACCGCATGCGCAAGAGCCATGCCCGCCTGGGCTCGGAGGTGGGGGTGGAGAACACCCATCTGATCGAAAATGGTGACTGCCTGCAGATCACCGAAGCAGGCGCGGAGGTCGTCGGACGAGTGCATCACGGGCGCATGCTCGTCGACGGTCGCAACGTCGGAGACACCGAGGACTTCCAGCTTCGCGACCGCCGCAAGCTGGCCAGCGCCGGAATCGTCATGGCCATGGGTATCCTCGATCGCGAATCGGGCTCGCTGGTGGCCCCGCCCACCGTGCTTCAGCGCGGGGTGGTCAACACCACCGAGAGCGACGAGCTGCTTGAGCAGGCGGCTCAGGCGGCCTGGAACGGCGTCCAGGAACTCTCCCGCGCCGCGCGCGGCGACATCTCCGAGGTCAAAGAGGCCATTCGCACCCATATCCGACGCTACATCAGCAAAGAGTTGGGGCGTCGTCCGGTGGTTATTCCCGTGGTTCACGAACTCTAA
- a CDS encoding flotillin family protein: MEGIVIATVFLGFFGFIAVSALIWAYRYFLRVCRPNEVLIFSGKDYRLADGSVRGYEVLAGGRRLFNPFFEKVDRLDLTVMPVHISITGAYSRGGIPLTLQAVANVKIDSSDGAIHNAVERFLGRGRNEIMRVAQETLEGNLRGVLATLTPEQVNENRLLFADQLAREAEPDLEKLGLHLDTLKIQNVADDRDYLDSIGRRRIAEILKVAEVAESNAVKTAEESEAEAQGRGEVARRNAQAQIQRVQNALRELQADLELRARSEEERATARAMTARAEAEQELQQVRTELEKLRLQADVVIPAEADKVARELTAAGEAAEIAERGRAMAEVLRMMTAVWVDAGDAAMDVFILQRMESVMKRVAEAARQVEVREVALIDSGNGKALPNYVSSFPGIVSGLFKEMRETVGIDIEAVLTGGGGMTEGSGGGKLPSAPASLGRRLSEAREANEGFGKRPTTQHSIPKLGEERDGPTEKA, from the coding sequence ATGGAAGGTATCGTTATTGCGACCGTCTTTTTAGGGTTCTTCGGGTTCATCGCCGTCTCGGCGTTGATCTGGGCCTACCGTTACTTTCTGCGAGTGTGTCGGCCCAACGAGGTGTTGATCTTCTCGGGTAAAGACTACCGTCTGGCCGACGGCTCGGTGCGGGGCTACGAGGTTCTGGCCGGTGGCCGGCGCCTCTTCAACCCCTTCTTTGAGAAGGTCGACCGCCTCGACCTGACGGTGATGCCGGTGCATATCAGCATCACCGGGGCATACTCGCGCGGCGGTATTCCGCTGACCCTGCAGGCGGTGGCCAACGTCAAGATCGACAGCAGCGACGGCGCCATCCACAACGCTGTGGAGCGTTTTCTGGGGCGAGGCCGCAATGAAATTATGCGCGTGGCCCAGGAGACCCTTGAAGGTAACCTTCGCGGGGTGCTCGCCACGCTGACCCCGGAGCAGGTCAATGAGAACCGCCTGCTCTTCGCCGACCAGCTTGCCCGCGAGGCCGAGCCCGACCTGGAAAAACTCGGCCTGCACCTGGATACGCTGAAGATTCAGAACGTGGCCGATGATCGCGACTACCTCGACTCCATCGGGCGTCGGCGCATCGCCGAGATCTTGAAGGTCGCCGAGGTCGCCGAGTCCAACGCGGTCAAGACGGCGGAGGAATCGGAAGCCGAGGCACAGGGGCGTGGCGAGGTTGCCCGCCGCAATGCCCAGGCTCAGATTCAGCGGGTGCAGAACGCCCTGCGCGAGCTTCAGGCCGACCTGGAACTTCGCGCGCGCTCCGAGGAGGAGCGCGCCACCGCGCGGGCGATGACCGCGCGGGCCGAAGCCGAGCAGGAACTCCAGCAGGTGCGTACCGAGCTTGAGAAGTTGCGTCTTCAGGCCGATGTGGTCATCCCGGCCGAGGCCGATAAGGTCGCCCGTGAGTTGACCGCCGCCGGTGAGGCCGCCGAGATCGCCGAGCGCGGCCGCGCCATGGCCGAGGTCCTGCGCATGATGACCGCGGTCTGGGTCGACGCCGGCGATGCTGCGATGGATGTCTTCATCCTCCAGCGTATGGAGTCGGTGATGAAGCGCGTGGCCGAAGCTGCACGCCAGGTCGAGGTGCGTGAGGTCGCGCTGATCGACAGTGGCAACGGCAAGGCGCTCCCCAACTACGTGAGCAGCTTCCCCGGCATCGTCAGCGGCCTCTTCAAAGAGATGCGCGAGACGGTGGGCATCGATATCGAAGCCGTGCTCACCGGTGGCGGTGGCATGACCGAGGGCTCCGGCGGCGGCAAGCTCCCCTCCGCCCCCGCCTCTCTGGGGCGACGACTCTCGGAGGCGCGCGAGGCCAACGAGGGCTTTGGTAAGCGTCCCACCACCCAGCACTCCATCCCGAAACTTGGCGAAGAACGCGACGGCCCCACCGAAAAGGCCTGA
- a CDS encoding potassium channel family protein: MAKQALIIGLGQFGMALARSLTGQGVDVLAVDTKDDLVQQAASFAAEAACFNAMDEEALARAAPDRRDICVCAIGDESREGAIVVTALLRKMGASRVVARATDELLERILHLVGAHEVVNPERAFGERLATRMLYSGVLEEVPLGEDLVLTELRPPQAMLGRSLKELQLPTRVGVNVVAIRRVIEGRGVVQLPEPDTVLQSDDILVVVSRSDAARKLVDWI, translated from the coding sequence ATGGCAAAGCAGGCTCTGATCATCGGGCTGGGACAATTCGGCATGGCCCTGGCCCGCTCGCTGACTGGCCAGGGCGTCGACGTCCTGGCAGTCGATACCAAAGACGACCTTGTGCAGCAGGCCGCAAGTTTTGCCGCCGAGGCCGCCTGCTTCAACGCCATGGACGAGGAAGCCCTGGCGCGCGCGGCGCCTGATCGGCGAGATATCTGCGTGTGCGCGATCGGCGACGAGTCGCGGGAGGGGGCGATCGTGGTCACCGCTTTGCTGCGCAAGATGGGAGCCTCCCGGGTGGTCGCCCGCGCCACCGACGAGCTTCTCGAGCGGATCCTGCATCTGGTCGGCGCCCACGAGGTCGTCAACCCGGAGCGCGCCTTCGGAGAGCGCCTGGCCACACGCATGCTTTACAGCGGCGTGCTCGAAGAAGTTCCTCTGGGCGAAGATCTGGTCCTGACCGAACTTCGCCCGCCCCAGGCCATGCTGGGCCGCAGCCTCAAAGAGCTGCAACTTCCCACCCGCGTGGGCGTCAACGTCGTGGCCATTCGCCGCGTCATTGAAGGACGCGGCGTTGTGCAGCTTCCCGAGCCCGACACCGTCTTACAAAGCGACGACATTCTGGTGGTAGTCTCCCGTTCGGACGCCGCCCGCAAGCTCGTCGACTGGATCTAA
- a CDS encoding flotillin family protein translates to MGIFALFGVILVLVVIAVIAATHLIEVCQPNEVLVFAGEKKAPGYTIVHSGRKIRNPLFHRVDRLDVTNMVIDLHVTNAYSKGGIPLSVKGVANVKVGSRSPLIDNAVERFLGMTRQQIIQIAKETLEGNLRGVLATLTPEEVNDDRIKFAQSLSEEAEHDLTRIGLELDTLNIQHVSDDQGYLDSIGRQQSATLLMESRIAEALNRAEASVLDAENQQKRATAKVNAQMEIAKAEAERRVIDAQTRGEAMVAEERARVGAMVAKARANLDVQRARLEQVKRQLAADLIQPAQARKSELEAQAKANAASFIEDGKANVVALRELIDTWNSAGDSARPIFLLQQFDTILDSMLSTVQEIKIDKITVIDSQMQEVDRHGTAPMKAASGSEQIKQTLGMDLPRMLQGLAAMQESK, encoded by the coding sequence ATGGGAATCTTCGCTCTCTTCGGTGTCATCCTGGTTCTGGTCGTGATCGCGGTGATCGCGGCCACCCACCTGATCGAGGTCTGCCAGCCTAACGAGGTGCTCGTCTTTGCTGGCGAGAAAAAGGCTCCGGGTTACACGATCGTGCACAGCGGTCGTAAGATCCGAAACCCGCTCTTCCATCGTGTCGACAGGCTCGACGTGACCAACATGGTCATCGACCTGCACGTGACCAACGCCTACTCCAAAGGTGGTATCCCCTTGAGCGTCAAAGGGGTTGCCAACGTCAAGGTGGGCAGCCGTTCGCCCCTGATCGACAACGCCGTGGAGCGTTTTCTGGGCATGACGCGTCAGCAGATCATTCAGATCGCCAAAGAAACCCTCGAAGGAAACCTGCGCGGGGTGCTCGCCACGCTGACCCCGGAAGAGGTCAACGACGACCGCATTAAGTTCGCGCAGTCGCTCTCGGAGGAGGCCGAGCACGATCTGACCCGCATCGGGTTGGAGCTCGACACGCTTAACATCCAGCACGTCAGTGATGATCAGGGCTACCTCGACTCCATCGGTCGTCAGCAGTCGGCGACGCTTCTGATGGAGAGTCGTATTGCCGAGGCGCTTAACCGCGCCGAGGCCAGCGTGCTCGACGCCGAGAACCAGCAAAAGCGGGCTACCGCCAAGGTCAACGCCCAGATGGAGATCGCCAAAGCGGAGGCCGAGCGTCGCGTCATCGACGCGCAGACCCGCGGCGAGGCGATGGTGGCTGAGGAGCGCGCCAGGGTCGGGGCGATGGTGGCCAAGGCTCGCGCTAACCTCGATGTGCAGCGCGCGCGTCTGGAGCAGGTCAAGCGCCAGCTTGCCGCCGACCTCATTCAGCCCGCTCAGGCCCGTAAGTCCGAGCTTGAGGCGCAGGCCAAGGCCAACGCCGCATCCTTCATTGAGGACGGCAAGGCCAACGTCGTGGCCCTTCGTGAGCTGATCGACACCTGGAATAGCGCCGGCGACTCCGCGCGTCCGATCTTCCTGTTGCAGCAGTTCGACACCATCCTCGACTCGATGCTCTCGACGGTGCAGGAGATCAAGATCGATAAGATCACCGTCATCGACTCGCAGATGCAGGAGGTCGATCGCCACGGCACCGCGCCGATGAAGGCGGCCAGCGGCTCGGAGCAGATCAAGCAAACCCTGGGCATGGATCTTCCGCGTATGCTTCAGGGCCTGGCGGCGATGCAGGAATCCAAATGA
- a CDS encoding TrkH family potassium uptake protein — protein MLQVSATRPGPAFLWALSVLLGGYWLLWLQQGEVSVRGRGAAGAIGASLGMVTVWLNAVLIAPPERLGVVAVGLSIASALIVMTHGLWRCRQAPRELAMLASALALTGPLPLLVGASVGLALSLWALVVILLAVRLWILDHPTSDPEAHWWEPVATNPARLLATTFLLTCLIGGLFLSLPQATHGSIPVIDAFFTAVSATCVTGLVVLDTATDFSGVGQLIILVLIQIGGLGIMTFSTAAFLLLGRRLSMRHEGAIAQLIGERDRGQITAALKLILLVTFVAEAIGALILSVLWWLDGASPARAIWEGVFTAISAFCNAGFALRSDSLVSVQSNPAILMTVGALIVVGGLGPAVVASLPRWWRGRPVSLHVRVVMTTSLMLWLLPAVFFFFSESTHSFEALGAVDRAFNAIFQSITLRTAGFNSVDFSLLHPASVLIMLMAMFIGGSPGSTAGGIKTTTFALLFLVVRSALANRARVEAFGFHIPQQTIFRAAAIATVGAMIGVVMTLALLITQQMPFLMAIFEALSALGTVGLSIGGTGMLDTVGKIIVMLAMFIGRIGPLTLFLLLASRTPSSDWTRPTRSLPVG, from the coding sequence ATGCTACAGGTCTCGGCAACCCGACCCGGACCGGCATTTTTATGGGCGTTGAGCGTACTGCTGGGAGGCTACTGGCTGCTCTGGCTCCAGCAGGGGGAGGTATCTGTTCGAGGTCGCGGCGCGGCCGGTGCGATCGGTGCCTCCCTGGGCATGGTCACTGTCTGGCTCAACGCGGTGCTGATTGCTCCTCCTGAACGCCTCGGAGTAGTTGCGGTGGGGCTCTCCATCGCCAGCGCTCTGATCGTGATGACCCACGGGCTCTGGCGCTGCCGCCAGGCGCCGCGTGAGCTGGCGATGCTCGCCAGCGCCCTGGCCCTGACGGGCCCACTGCCCCTGCTGGTCGGGGCCAGCGTCGGTCTGGCGTTGAGCCTGTGGGCCCTGGTCGTGATCTTGCTGGCTGTCCGGCTGTGGATCCTCGACCACCCGACCTCCGATCCCGAAGCGCACTGGTGGGAGCCGGTGGCAACCAACCCGGCGCGCCTGCTGGCGACGACCTTTTTGCTCACCTGCCTCATCGGCGGGCTCTTCCTCTCTCTGCCCCAGGCTACGCACGGCTCCATTCCCGTCATCGACGCCTTCTTCACCGCGGTCAGCGCAACCTGCGTCACCGGCCTGGTGGTTCTGGACACCGCGACCGACTTCAGCGGCGTGGGTCAGCTGATCATCCTGGTGCTCATTCAGATCGGCGGCCTGGGGATTATGACCTTTTCCACCGCAGCTTTTTTGCTGCTGGGGCGAAGGCTGAGCATGCGCCACGAGGGTGCGATCGCTCAACTCATCGGCGAACGGGACCGCGGCCAGATCACCGCCGCGCTCAAACTTATCCTGCTCGTGACCTTTGTCGCCGAGGCCATCGGTGCGCTGATCTTAAGCGTGCTCTGGTGGCTCGACGGTGCCTCCCCGGCACGCGCGATCTGGGAAGGGGTGTTCACCGCCATCTCGGCCTTCTGCAACGCCGGCTTCGCGCTGCGCTCCGACAGCCTGGTCAGCGTGCAATCCAACCCGGCCATCCTGATGACCGTCGGCGCGCTCATCGTCGTAGGGGGGCTGGGACCGGCGGTCGTCGCATCGCTTCCACGCTGGTGGCGCGGACGCCCGGTCTCGTTGCATGTGCGCGTGGTGATGACGACCTCGCTGATGCTCTGGCTTCTGCCGGCGGTCTTCTTCTTCTTCTCGGAGTCCACCCACAGCTTTGAAGCCCTGGGAGCCGTGGACCGCGCGTTTAACGCCATCTTCCAGTCGATCACGCTGCGCACCGCGGGCTTTAATTCGGTGGACTTCTCTCTTCTGCATCCGGCCAGCGTCCTGATCATGCTCATGGCGATGTTCATCGGAGGCTCCCCCGGGTCGACCGCCGGTGGAATCAAAACCACCACCTTTGCGCTGCTCTTTCTGGTGGTGCGCAGCGCGCTGGCCAACCGGGCGCGGGTCGAAGCGTTCGGATTTCATATCCCGCAGCAGACGATCTTTCGGGCCGCCGCCATCGCCACGGTCGGAGCCATGATCGGGGTGGTGATGACGCTGGCGCTGCTCATCACCCAACAGATGCCCTTTCTCATGGCGATCTTCGAGGCGCTGAGCGCGCTGGGCACCGTGGGGCTCTCGATCGGGGGAACCGGCATGCTCGATACTGTGGGCAAGATCATCGTGATGCTGGCGATGTTCATCGGTCGTATTGGCCCGCTGACGCTCTTTCTGCTACTGGCCTCCCGTACGCCGAGCTCCGACTGGACGCGCCCCACGCGCAGCCTGCCGGTCGGCTAA